TGGATCGAATTGATGCTCTTGAGGCGGAAGTGGCGTCCCTAAAACAGGAAAGATTAGCGATGGAAGCTGCCAATGAAATGCCAGTGACGAGTCAGTCAACAGTGATTGCCGCGGATGACAGCATGGCGGCAACTAATGTCGCACCTATGGTAATGGAGAGCAGTGTCGCAGAAGAAACGCCAATGATGGACGCTACTGCCATGTCGGCAACAGAAACGTCATCCACGGACAACATGGCGAGCGAATCTGCTGTCGCCCCCGCTCCTATCATGGCGGCTCCGTTAACCGCTAACACAATGACAGCCGATAAGACCATGCAAAAGCCTGTTGAACAAAAAATGTCGAATGACAGCTATGGCGTGCAATTAGCTGCCTATTCTAAGCGTGATGAAGCGATGCGTGGCTGGCAACTTCTGTTGGACAGAGATCCCGTCTCTTACCAAGGTTTGCAGCCGAAAATTAATCAGAAAGAAGTGAAAGGCCGTACTATGTATCAGTTGAAAGTGGGCCCTTTTCTACAAAAATCTTTCAGTACGGATTTCTGTATGATGCTGAAGGAAAAAGGCAAAGACTGTATGGTCACTCAATTCAATGGTGAAGCTTTTTAAATCCGTCTAGAGCCTGATTTCAACGGCTTTGCTTAATGATTGTCGAGACGAAAAAATGGCTGCCTTCTTTATAAGAGGGCAGCCATTTTTGCATGCTAATGAGCACTTACTTTAGCCACTATTTTAGTTACTTTTTTAGTCACTAAGGTCAAGACCTTTTACATAAGTGGGAAAGGGAAATTATTGATCTTACCCTGACCATCGGCGATTGAAATTTCCGTCATCAGCTTATCTTTTTCACGCTGAATCAAACCTTGTTTAATAAAGTTATTCAGCAGTATTTGTACCTGCTGTTTGACCTGTGGCGAATCTACTGTGGTGCGCATTTGCTGCGCTAAATAGCGTTCCCCTAAACTGGTTATTAGGCTTTCATCTGCTTGAAGATTACCATTTAGAATCAGATGCCATAACCAGAAGTTTTGATCCATTAACTGCTCAATACTAAGTGGTCCAGCCATGTCTTTTAAACGGCTGTTCACTGTCGCCTTGAAAGAGCCTTCTGCCAAGTGGCCACTTAGGTCTGTGATGTTTAGCTCAGGGTTGTGGGACAACAATTCTTCTATCTTGTCCGTGAAAAAGCCAATCAAAGCCAGGTTGATTTCTTCGGCAGAAGCATCGTCTTCAGACAAAAAGCTGTTTAAAAAGGTGTTGTAATCCAAAAAGAACTGATTGTTTAAATTGGTGATTTCAACAGCAAATGACAAGTTATCTGCGTTAAATTCTGCGTTACTGACTTTATCCACAGAATAATGGTTGATGATTTTGCCTAGTTGACTGGTTTGATCGAGTAATGAAGATACTAAAACCTTTGCGCCTTGAATGTTCAATTCAGTGGGCTTGTCCTGAGAACCCAGGGTGAGTTGCTCAAAACCAAAGGCGATATCTCCATCGTAAAGCCCGCCTGATGATAAAGCCTCAACACCGTTTCTAATATTAATGGTTAATTGAGTATTGGTTAGACTCATTTTCTCGTAGGGCTTGT
The window above is part of the Marinomonas sp. THO17 genome. Proteins encoded here:
- a CDS encoding SPOR domain-containing protein, coding for MGIIKKLIVIQMGFVLAACSSTGGLNTFMTYEDLQKKVKAHDEQWQEAQVKLDRIDALEAEVASLKQERLAMEAANEMPVTSQSTVIAADDSMAATNVAPMVMESSVAEETPMMDATAMSATETSSTDNMASESAVAPAPIMAAPLTANTMTADKTMQKPVEQKMSNDSYGVQLAAYSKRDEAMRGWQLLLDRDPVSYQGLQPKINQKEVKGRTMYQLKVGPFLQKSFSTDFCMMLKEKGKDCMVTQFNGEAF
- a CDS encoding DUF945 family protein → MKKILAVLVFVLLAACLVAPKFIASNYEEKVSQLVTNLNTAPGYQVTMESLEDTWFTSKKVVHLAYDLASIEPSLSGKKIEVDLILDAHYGPILLSANGLLGLFELHAYYAGDTLRDSLNWPADQAFYDASVVMNLTGKIDVVDQIPAFDMADGNFTFSGYHGKGAFTDQGIDYRSQVNQVNLDKPYEKMSLTNTQLTINIRNGVEALSSGGLYDGDIAFGFEQLTLGSQDKPTELNIQGAKVLVSSLLDQTSQLGKIINHYSVDKVSNAEFNADNLSFAVEITNLNNQFFLDYNTFLNSFLSEDDASAEEINLALIGFFTDKIEELLSHNPELNITDLSGHLAEGSFKATVNSRLKDMAGPLSIEQLMDQNFWLWHLILNGNLQADESLITSLGERYLAQQMRTTVDSPQVKQQVQILLNNFIKQGLIQREKDKLMTEISIADGQGKINNFPFPLM